A single window of Paracoccus sp. MBLB3053 DNA harbors:
- a CDS encoding UvrD-helicase domain-containing protein: MGYLQNLNEAQRQAVEHGMDPLLIIAGAGSGKTNTLAHRVAHLLKQGADPRRILLMTFSRRAASELTRRVARITESVMGTGYGAEALAWAGTRQGDGLGRTGRRAATRRLARGLGSRPPLVRTPS, translated from the coding sequence ATGGGCTATCTGCAAAACCTGAATGAGGCACAGCGCCAGGCTGTCGAGCATGGTATGGATCCCCTGCTGATCATCGCCGGGGCGGGATCGGGCAAGACCAATACGCTCGCACATCGCGTCGCCCATCTTTTGAAACAGGGCGCTGATCCACGACGCATCCTCCTGATGACCTTCTCACGGCGCGCGGCCTCGGAATTGACGCGGCGGGTGGCGCGGATCACCGAAAGCGTCATGGGCACCGGCTACGGCGCCGAGGCGCTGGCCTGGGCCGGCACCCGCCAAGGTGACGGGTTGGGAAGAACTGGTCGCCGTGCTGCAACTCGGCGGCTGGCCCGAGGCCTTGGGTCGCGCCCGCCTCTGGTACGAACCCCATCTTGA
- a CDS encoding Rrf2 family transcriptional regulator, whose product MNKDTRLSDVLHVLLHMAQADAPLTSEVLARSMGTNPAVFRRTMAGLRDAGIVRSEKGHGGGWQLAEPLERITLMSVYEALGCPNLFAIGSRSEHGECLVETKVNAVLAETMDEATALFAKRFSALTLDQIAPNAPVPASIHLDK is encoded by the coding sequence ATGAACAAAGACACTCGTCTGTCCGACGTGCTCCATGTTTTGCTGCATATGGCTCAGGCGGATGCGCCGCTGACCTCCGAGGTGCTGGCGCGCAGCATGGGCACTAATCCTGCCGTCTTCCGGCGTACGATGGCGGGTCTGCGCGACGCTGGCATCGTGCGGTCGGAGAAAGGGCATGGTGGGGGGTGGCAGCTAGCAGAGCCGCTAGAGCGGATCACGCTCATGTCGGTCTACGAGGCATTGGGTTGCCCGAACCTGTTTGCGATAGGCAGTCGCAGTGAACACGGGGAGTGCCTCGTCGAGACCAAGGTCAACGCCGTCCTGGCAGAAACGATGGATGAGGCCACGGCACTCTTCGCGAAGCGCTTCAGCGCACTAACCTTGGATCAGATCGCCCCGAACGCTCCGGTTCCCGCTTCGATCCATTTGGACAAATAG
- a CDS encoding NAD(P)/FAD-dependent oxidoreductase translates to MTYDAIIVGGSFAGLSAALYLVRARRSVLVLDTGKPRNRFAAASHGFFAQDGSDPLVMLETMREQVKAYPGASFMDAKAVDATRTGNTFHVTLENGDVVSGTKLLLAYGITDILPERPGLPERWGKSVIHCPYCHGYEFSGQRLGVLNLSEASIHQASLIAEWGPTTFFLDGGTIDPDAMTTLRKRGVGIEPGTVAGLVGEGAGLTAVSLENAPERPIDALFIAPANRPNSDLAERLGCAVEAGMLGPIITVDDMKTTTAPGVHAAGDITWSGHTVTFACADGVMAALAIHRSLAFGD, encoded by the coding sequence GTGACCTATGATGCAATCATCGTTGGAGGCAGCTTTGCCGGTCTGTCTGCTGCGCTTTACCTCGTGCGCGCCCGTCGATCGGTCCTCGTCCTCGACACAGGAAAGCCGCGCAACCGTTTTGCGGCGGCCTCTCACGGTTTTTTCGCGCAGGACGGAAGCGACCCCCTGGTCATGCTCGAGACGATGCGCGAGCAGGTGAAGGCCTACCCGGGCGCATCCTTTATGGACGCGAAAGCCGTGGATGCCACGCGCACCGGCAACACCTTCCACGTCACTCTGGAGAACGGCGACGTAGTGTCCGGTACCAAGCTCCTGCTCGCCTATGGAATCACCGACATCTTGCCCGAACGTCCTGGCCTTCCCGAGCGGTGGGGTAAATCAGTCATCCACTGCCCCTATTGCCATGGCTATGAGTTCAGCGGTCAAAGGCTCGGGGTCCTCAATCTCTCCGAAGCCTCGATCCATCAAGCCAGCCTGATCGCCGAATGGGGGCCGACCACCTTCTTCCTCGACGGCGGCACCATTGACCCCGACGCCATGACCACCTTGCGAAAGCGTGGCGTCGGAATTGAACCGGGTACGGTAGCGGGTCTTGTCGGCGAAGGCGCCGGATTGACCGCCGTCAGCCTTGAGAATGCGCCCGAAAGGCCCATCGACGCGCTGTTCATTGCGCCTGCCAACCGCCCGAACAGTGACCTCGCCGAAAGGCTTGGGTGTGCCGTCGAGGCGGGGATGCTGGGGCCGATCATCACGGTAGATGATATGAAGACCACTACGGCGCCTGGGGTCCATGCAGCTGGGGACATCACGTGGTCCGGACACACGGTCACGTTCGCCTGCGCCGACGGGGTCATGGCCGCGCTCGCCATTCATCGGTCCCTGGCTTTTGGAGACTGA
- a CDS encoding class I SAM-dependent methyltransferase, protein MTHEHSPFTNVATVASYAENARRNVPGLSDLHRMVTLLLAERAPEEAHILVVGAGGGMEISAMAEARPMWRFTGVDPSVAMLHLAKEVLRPYCDRVDLIEGTAEDLPSRTFDGATCLLTFHHLNWHERLQANSSRSRKCPFPRWRTDTHSNAAASHPASCANCSIATFSPRNRGSIGKAMSPQNRCMELAPPLAASRDSKDDAGSKAACGTVSGN, encoded by the coding sequence GTGACACATGAACACTCCCCCTTCACGAACGTGGCCACCGTCGCATCATATGCCGAGAATGCCCGGCGCAACGTACCGGGACTAAGTGACCTTCATCGCATGGTGACCTTGCTCCTTGCTGAACGAGCGCCAGAAGAGGCGCATATTCTGGTCGTGGGTGCTGGCGGAGGCATGGAAATTTCAGCCATGGCGGAAGCCCGGCCGATGTGGCGGTTCACCGGGGTCGATCCCTCAGTGGCGATGCTGCACCTGGCCAAGGAAGTGCTCAGGCCGTACTGTGATCGTGTCGATTTGATCGAAGGCACAGCTGAGGACCTGCCTTCGAGAACATTCGACGGTGCAACCTGCCTCCTGACTTTCCATCACCTCAACTGGCATGAACGTCTGCAGGCAAATTCGTCTCGCAGTCGGAAATGCCCTTTTCCGAGGTGGCGGACTGACACCCACTCCAACGCAGCCGCATCGCACCCCGCCAGCTGCGCCAATTGCTCGATCGCGACCTTCTCCCCGCGGAACAGGGGATCGATCGGAAAGGCAATGTCGCCACAGAATCGCTGCATGGAGCTTGCGCCGCCCCTCGCCGCGAGTCGGGACAGCAAAGACGATGCCGGCTCGAAAGCGGCATGCGGCACGGTCAGCGGCAACTGA
- a CDS encoding DUF3768 domain-containing protein, whose protein sequence is MAQYQCKSCGEIEVSNLAAPEACTQCGERGAIDLDAQTAEIAKANDAFRAAILQGGHPELLGQVVCTQGVAAEGLGFVARAQIEVAGFASFTVENDPYGDHSFGALTINGKKLWWKIALYDADYRFGAADPLDMAQTRRVLTLLFPSEY, encoded by the coding sequence ATGGCTCAGTACCAATGCAAAAGCTGCGGCGAGATCGAAGTCTCAAACCTCGCCGCTCCCGAGGCGTGTACCCAATGCGGGGAGCGCGGCGCGATCGATCTCGACGCTCAAACCGCAGAAATCGCCAAGGCCAATGACGCCTTTCGCGCCGCGATCCTTCAGGGCGGACATCCCGAGTTGCTCGGCCAGGTGGTTTGTACCCAAGGCGTCGCTGCCGAAGGCCTCGGCTTCGTGGCCCGCGCACAGATCGAAGTCGCGGGTTTTGCGAGCTTCACCGTGGAAAACGACCCTTACGGTGATCATTCCTTCGGTGCGCTGACCATCAACGGCAAGAAGCTCTGGTGGAAGATCGCTCTCTATGACGCCGATTACCGCTTCGGCGCCGCAGATCCCTTGGACATGGCCCAGACCCGCCGCGTCCTGACCCTGCTTTTCCCCAGCGAATACTGA
- a CDS encoding ParB N-terminal domain-containing protein gives MNEQSRITPDATRFPLSQLILSAMNPRQHVDEAEVAELAESIWTAGLIQNLAGIETASGEIEIVAGGRRLRALQFLAARHDDLAQTRPELANPPVRIAPDIPTAQA, from the coding sequence ATGAATGAACAGAGCCGCATCACGCCTGACGCAACCCGCTTCCCGCTCTCGCAGCTGATCCTTTCCGCCATGAACCCGCGCCAGCATGTCGATGAGGCGGAGGTTGCGGAATTGGCGGAGAGCATCTGGACCGCTGGTCTGATCCAGAACCTTGCCGGCATCGAGACGGCAAGCGGTGAGATCGAGATCGTGGCAGGTGGTCGTCGTCTGCGGGCGCTGCAATTCCTCGCAGCCCGTCACGACGACCTTGCCCAAACCCGTCCCGAACTCGCCAACCCACCGGTGCGGATCGCGCCCGATATCCCCACCGCGCAGGCCTGA
- a CDS encoding ParB/RepB/Spo0J family partition protein, with the protein MAENAARRDLHPADEIRAYGKMTQSGAPVSTIARAFAVSEKHVQRRLALAGLPDAVIAALAANEISLGMAAAFTISMDAARSLEVLELCKSRDWSEHQIRRALKPEAVKSSDRRACFVGLEAYQAAGGRVSRDLFAEDVLLDDPDILDTVSTEKLAALAESYRDEGWKWVETSLENYIGYYQIEEGKFARLYKQEGALSEDEAARFDELTALEEAEALDAKGREELAALQAILEGRYSEAQKAHSGLILYVDPRGAALICAGLVRKEDKAAAIAAGLLTASQHEREDASKSPISQKLREDLDRVAQGARQHAILRDPELLFDLLAFQLSHALHWQKPFGISLGEVPNWPTTGAEGYALDPRLAEHPARDMQGKDLAKSFRAFRQKGSEYIRGELTRFLAAQYQGGEKKLTALVEKEVQPRTREIWTPNAANFFSRVSGPYLSHIWSELLDLAEDAPSAVAFDRFKKAEKAAQLESLFSDAATREALGVSKEQASRIANWLPEGMS; encoded by the coding sequence GTGGCCGAAAACGCGGCGCGGCGCGATCTGCATCCGGCAGATGAGATCCGTGCCTATGGCAAGATGACGCAAAGCGGCGCGCCCGTTTCAACCATCGCCCGCGCCTTTGCCGTCAGCGAAAAACATGTCCAGCGCCGCCTTGCGCTGGCCGGGTTGCCGGACGCGGTGATTGCCGCTCTGGCCGCGAATGAAATCAGCCTCGGCATGGCGGCGGCCTTCACCATCAGCATGGACGCGGCGCGCAGCCTCGAGGTGCTGGAGCTCTGCAAGAGCCGGGATTGGTCCGAGCATCAGATCAGGAGGGCGCTCAAACCCGAGGCGGTGAAGTCGAGCGACCGTCGCGCCTGTTTTGTCGGGCTTGAGGCCTATCAAGCCGCCGGAGGCCGCGTCAGTCGTGATCTCTTCGCCGAGGATGTGCTGCTCGATGATCCGGACATCCTCGATACCGTCTCTACCGAGAAACTGGCCGCGCTTGCCGAGTCCTATCGGGACGAGGGCTGGAAATGGGTCGAAACCAGTTTGGAGAACTATATCGGCTACTACCAGATCGAGGAGGGGAAATTCGCGCGGCTCTACAAGCAGGAGGGCGCGCTTTCGGAAGACGAAGCCGCGCGCTTTGATGAACTCACCGCACTGGAGGAGGCCGAGGCGCTGGATGCCAAAGGCCGCGAGGAATTGGCCGCGCTGCAAGCCATCCTCGAGGGCAGGTACAGCGAGGCGCAGAAGGCGCATTCCGGCCTGATCCTCTATGTCGATCCGCGCGGCGCGGCGCTGATCTGTGCCGGGCTGGTGCGCAAGGAGGACAAAGCGGCAGCCATCGCCGCCGGGCTTTTGACCGCATCGCAGCACGAGCGCGAGGATGCGTCAAAATCGCCGATCTCGCAAAAGCTGCGCGAGGATCTCGACCGCGTCGCGCAAGGCGCAAGGCAACATGCCATTCTGCGCGATCCGGAGCTGCTCTTCGATCTTCTGGCCTTCCAACTGAGCCATGCGCTGCATTGGCAAAAGCCCTTTGGGATTTCTCTGGGCGAAGTGCCGAATTGGCCAACGACCGGGGCTGAGGGCTACGCGCTCGATCCGCGTCTCGCGGAACACCCTGCCCGCGACATGCAGGGCAAGGATCTCGCCAAGAGCTTCCGCGCCTTTCGCCAGAAGGGTAGCGAATATATCCGGGGCGAACTCACGCGCTTTCTCGCCGCGCAATATCAGGGAGGCGAGAAGAAGCTCACCGCGCTTGTCGAGAAGGAGGTCCAGCCCCGGACCCGCGAGATCTGGACCCCCAATGCCGCGAATTTCTTCTCGCGGGTCTCGGGTCCCTACCTTTCGCACATCTGGAGCGAATTGCTCGACCTTGCGGAAGATGCGCCGAGCGCCGTGGCTTTCGACCGGTTCAAAAAGGCCGAGAAGGCGGCGCAACTTGAAAGCCTCTTTTCCGACGCCGCCACGCGCGAGGCGCTTGGCGTCAGCAAGGAACAAGCCAGTCGCATCGCCAATTGGCTGCCCGAAGGCATGTCCTGA
- a CDS encoding WGR domain-containing protein: MRDPEDQLDVFPREMVLRRIDPERNMRRFYRLSVEPDLFGGASLVREWGRLGRKGRQVSEPHVDEGQAINALMRLVAAKRRRGYQA, from the coding sequence ATGCGCGATCCCGAAGATCAGCTTGATGTCTTTCCGCGAGAAATGGTGCTGCGGCGGATCGATCCTGAACGCAATATGCGGCGCTTCTACCGCCTCTCGGTCGAGCCTGATCTCTTCGGTGGTGCCAGCCTGGTGCGGGAATGGGGTCGGCTGGGCAGGAAAGGCCGGCAAGTGAGCGAGCCCCATGTGGATGAAGGCCAGGCCATCAATGCGCTCATGCGACTTGTCGCTGCCAAACGCAGGCGCGGTTACCAGGCCTGA
- a CDS encoding ArdC family protein: protein MAFDLYQQVTDSIIASLEAGSPAWRKPWTGEGRVAQMPLRANGEAYRGINVLMLWLAASAQGYGSAYWFTYKQAEAAGGQVRKGEKSATVVKYGTLAREDEESGAEKRVPYLKSYRVFNADQIEGLPVEFHAAAPEPVRDLGTKPDPRLEAFFAATGAEIRITPEPRAYYDPQADYIHMPPISSFHDAAGFYGTLAHEACHWSGHGSRLDRLTRFAARKAYAFEELIAEIGNCMLCAQLGLTPDFGQSAAYVESWLRAPQDDKRMIFKAATEAQKAADFLLACAGEVKSVDQGEAA, encoded by the coding sequence ATGGCATTCGATCTTTATCAGCAGGTAACGGACAGCATCATTGCCAGCCTTGAGGCGGGCAGCCCGGCATGGCGCAAGCCCTGGACCGGCGAAGGCAGGGTGGCACAAATGCCCCTGCGCGCAAATGGCGAGGCCTATCGCGGCATCAATGTGCTGATGCTCTGGCTGGCGGCATCGGCGCAGGGTTATGGCAGCGCTTATTGGTTCACCTATAAGCAGGCCGAGGCCGCAGGAGGTCAGGTCCGCAAGGGCGAGAAAAGCGCCACCGTGGTCAAATATGGCACCCTTGCGCGGGAAGATGAGGAGAGCGGGGCGGAGAAGCGCGTCCCCTATTTGAAGAGCTATCGCGTCTTCAATGCCGATCAGATCGAGGGCTTGCCCGTGGAATTCCATGCCGCGGCCCCCGAACCTGTCCGCGATCTCGGCACAAAACCCGATCCGCGCCTTGAGGCTTTCTTCGCCGCGACCGGGGCCGAGATCCGTATCACCCCCGAGCCGCGGGCCTATTACGATCCGCAGGCGGATTACATCCATATGCCGCCGATCTCGAGCTTTCATGACGCGGCTGGATTCTATGGGACCCTTGCCCATGAAGCCTGCCACTGGTCTGGCCACGGCTCGCGCCTTGACCGGCTCACTCGTTTCGCCGCGCGCAAGGCCTATGCGTTCGAGGAGTTGATTGCCGAGATTGGCAATTGCATGCTCTGCGCCCAGCTTGGCCTGACGCCGGATTTTGGCCAATCGGCGGCCTATGTCGAAAGCTGGTTGCGCGCCCCGCAAGACGACAAGCGGATGATCTTCAAGGCCGCGACCGAGGCGCAGAAGGCGGCGGATTTCCTGCTGGCCTGCGCCGGAGAGGTGAAGTCGGTCGATCAAGGCGAGGCCGCCTAG
- a CDS encoding nucleotide-binding protein, with amino-acid sequence MQNGIRVMTAMNRKGGCGKTTLIMGLASAAAERGESVTIFDTDESRSSWKWMERAKAQDHWNDLVRVIPTLSAAMVIEEISAIFAQPDQEHLILVDTFGGGSEAQDHLALISHLLIAPCMLSANNYEESLETGLWYVRLKSRVEDPAELPPFRVLLNRVPLSRSAAEQEIYERVIRNMPVLGEVVMNRAMYTRLDGQGLLGEIRRKTKNPGVANHLGTALQEMDEVLLELDRTIREEA; translated from the coding sequence ATGCAGAATGGCATTCGTGTCATGACCGCGATGAACCGCAAGGGCGGCTGCGGCAAGACCACCTTGATCATGGGGCTCGCCTCGGCTGCCGCCGAACGCGGCGAGAGCGTGACGATCTTCGACACCGATGAGAGCCGCAGCAGCTGGAAATGGATGGAACGCGCCAAGGCGCAGGACCATTGGAATGACCTGGTCCGGGTCATCCCGACGCTCTCAGCGGCGATGGTTATCGAGGAGATCAGCGCGATCTTTGCCCAGCCCGACCAGGAGCACCTGATCCTGGTCGACACTTTTGGTGGCGGCTCTGAGGCGCAGGATCATCTCGCTTTGATCTCGCATCTCCTGATCGCGCCCTGCATGCTCTCGGCGAATAATTACGAGGAAAGCCTCGAGACCGGGCTCTGGTATGTCCGGCTCAAATCCCGCGTCGAGGATCCTGCCGAATTGCCGCCCTTCCGCGTGCTGCTCAATCGCGTACCGCTCTCGCGCTCGGCAGCCGAGCAGGAGATCTATGAGAGGGTGATCCGCAATATGCCGGTTCTGGGCGAAGTGGTGATGAACCGGGCGATGTATACCCGGCTCGACGGTCAGGGGCTCTTGGGCGAGATCCGCCGCAAGACGAAGAATCCCGGCGTCGCGAACCACCTCGGAACGGCGCTGCAGGAAATGGACGAGGTCCTCTTGGAGCTCGACCGCACCATCCGGGAGGAGGCGTAA
- a CDS encoding ribbon-helix-helix protein, CopG family — protein MCTKLAPCRIGGAVTTITQGSDQRRGAADAAATGMDVAKLKRAKTRRIRESGATTTSGKAVTVRLSPEELEALSRLQARMGAGSRSDALRSVLRASVGMLEFPPEEAAKLGEIKAELHKIGVNVNQIALAANRGRVDLARAEWQVLNELRLTLPKLRTWLNAVVEEQRRRGVRLFRSYSERADG, from the coding sequence ATGTGTACAAAGCTCGCGCCCTGCCGGATCGGAGGAGCAGTGACGACAATCACGCAGGGCTCAGATCAAAGGCGAGGGGCGGCAGATGCTGCCGCCACTGGGATGGACGTTGCCAAGCTGAAGCGAGCCAAGACCCGGCGCATTCGGGAATCCGGGGCGACCACGACCTCGGGCAAGGCGGTGACGGTGCGGCTCTCGCCGGAAGAACTCGAGGCGCTTTCTCGGCTGCAGGCGCGCATGGGCGCGGGGTCGCGTTCGGATGCCTTGCGCTCGGTGCTGCGTGCCAGCGTCGGCATGCTGGAATTCCCGCCCGAGGAGGCCGCGAAGCTCGGCGAGATCAAAGCCGAGCTGCATAAGATCGGCGTCAATGTGAACCAGATCGCCTTGGCCGCCAATCGCGGGCGCGTCGATCTCGCCCGGGCCGAATGGCAGGTGCTGAACGAATTGCGCCTCACGCTGCCGAAGCTCCGGACCTGGCTCAATGCCGTGGTCGAGGAACAGCGCCGCCGTGGCGTGCGGCTCTTCCGCAGCTATTCGGAGCGTGCCGATGGCTAG